The following are from one region of the Hydrogenophaga sp. BPS33 genome:
- a CDS encoding LysR family transcriptional regulator yields the protein MDDRLRLSEFKLLFALDALMKERNVTRAARSLGISQPTLSEELAQLRKLFGDQLLVPTTRGLAPTPRALEIEASLRRTMQELESIVRQQSSFDPAISERTFVVAMTDYGHHAIVAPLMRVVRQQAPHVKVVFIPFVAGIKLAELESGNIDLVVAMRQFLPEALKSSVILADRHVVIQRRDSSRRPEPPSLEAYCAMDHVIVTLEEPYLRTAIDQQLDRMAMRRNVVSSVPAYSAIGALVGNTDMVATILQRVAQSLGTSFLVHPLPFPTPEFLYAAGWHPRHHDDPGHSWLRKTLAHVMAQPPEPPGAGDD from the coding sequence ATGGATGATCGACTTCGCCTGTCCGAATTCAAATTGCTCTTCGCGCTCGACGCGCTGATGAAAGAGCGCAATGTTACGCGCGCAGCGCGTAGCCTCGGTATCAGCCAGCCTACCCTTTCGGAGGAGCTGGCGCAGTTAAGAAAGTTGTTTGGCGATCAGCTGCTGGTGCCCACGACGCGGGGCCTTGCGCCTACGCCTCGCGCCCTGGAGATTGAGGCATCGTTGAGAAGGACGATGCAAGAACTGGAATCTATCGTTCGCCAGCAGTCCAGCTTTGATCCGGCCATCTCGGAGCGCACCTTCGTAGTCGCCATGACGGACTATGGACATCATGCGATCGTGGCGCCCTTGATGCGAGTGGTACGTCAGCAGGCGCCTCACGTAAAAGTCGTGTTCATCCCTTTTGTCGCAGGGATCAAGCTTGCCGAGCTCGAGTCCGGCAACATCGATCTGGTCGTCGCGATGCGCCAGTTCCTTCCCGAAGCACTTAAATCCTCGGTGATCCTGGCGGATCGCCACGTCGTTATTCAGCGGCGAGACTCTTCGCGCAGACCCGAGCCACCCTCGCTAGAAGCGTATTGCGCAATGGATCATGTGATCGTGACGCTTGAGGAACCATATCTGAGGACGGCCATCGACCAGCAGCTCGACCGCATGGCCATGCGCCGCAATGTCGTTTCATCGGTGCCGGCCTACAGTGCCATCGGCGCGCTGGTGGGCAACACCGACATGGTGGCGACGATCCTTCAACGCGTCGCGCAATCGCTGGGGACGAGCTTTCTGGTACACCCACTGCCCTTTCCCACGCCCGAATTTCTGTATGCCGCAGGTTGGCATCCGCGCCATCACGACGATCCGGGCCATAGCTGGCTGCGCAAGACCCTGGCGCACGTGATGGCGCAGCCGCCGGAGCCACCGGGCGCTGGCGACGACTGA
- a CDS encoding SDR family NAD(P)-dependent oxidoreductase yields MANGRLEGKIAFITGSAAGIGKAAARLFAQEGASVVVADVNADAAQAVAALIHEAGGQALHVHLDVTSEDSVIAAVEAAMQKYGRIDILYNNAGASFVGDSRVTRTSLEEFRRTIDLNLTGTWLCCKHVIARMEATGGAVVNTSSAAGLIGVPELDSYTSSKGAILALTRSMAVEYAPARIRVNAVAPTSVTTERVLELYKHRPPTGLRAKNLLGPATPEDVAHAALFLASDDARVITGVVLPVDSGVTMC; encoded by the coding sequence ATGGCCAACGGAAGGCTGGAAGGCAAGATCGCGTTCATCACCGGGTCGGCCGCAGGCATCGGCAAGGCGGCAGCACGGCTCTTCGCGCAGGAGGGCGCGAGCGTCGTTGTAGCGGACGTCAACGCCGATGCGGCGCAAGCCGTCGCGGCGCTGATCCATGAAGCCGGTGGGCAGGCCCTGCATGTGCATTTGGACGTTACCAGCGAGGACAGTGTCATTGCTGCGGTCGAGGCTGCCATGCAGAAGTATGGTCGGATCGATATCCTCTACAACAACGCGGGCGCGTCCTTCGTGGGCGATTCGCGCGTCACGCGGACTTCGCTCGAAGAATTCCGTCGCACGATCGACCTCAATCTGACGGGCACATGGTTGTGTTGCAAGCATGTCATTGCACGGATGGAAGCCACCGGCGGCGCAGTGGTCAATACCTCATCGGCTGCAGGACTCATCGGCGTGCCGGAGCTGGACTCCTACACCAGCTCCAAAGGCGCGATCTTGGCCTTGACGCGGTCCATGGCGGTCGAATACGCGCCCGCGCGCATCCGCGTCAATGCGGTTGCACCCACCTCGGTGACCACCGAACGCGTGCTGGAGCTGTACAAGCATCGGCCGCCCACCGGCCTTCGGGCCAAGAACCTGCTGGGACCGGCAACTCCTGAAGATGTTGCGCATGCCGCGCTCTTTCTGGCAAGCGATGATGCACGGGTAATCACCGGTGTCGTCTTGCCGGTGGATAGCGGTGTGACGATGTGCTAG
- a CDS encoding CaiB/BaiF CoA-transferase family protein has product MRDITVNHDAAAQAASTEVHTSKRSGPLTGMVIVEVGGGYASAYCAKLLSDFGAAVYKLEPIGGAPERLREPLLDTGQGVGANPFQAWLDAGKHSLCIDPANEADVRQWEALATRADAVVDSRAIESHGLHALQLPAHAAPVHLRFTWFGADGPRADHPGADFVSRAVAGHVKMTGAAEGPPVVVDAPHGQLIAGTTAFSGLLAALWAATPPRTIDLSVAESTVVLAEYLVAQCVGEGMPERRYGINRFAPNFPLGIYACKEGHVGVSVVTPAQWQSLCGLLGRPDLGIDQGLRLNMDRMWQADRLDDIFRPLFLNHTAQEWFAQARACRLPIAIVPDMETLLEQDVHRERGSFGLVHAGQKSFVAPVAPLTLTETPANSEGRTPEAGSCKSVPQGPAKKAPVQTLMPGDALPLSGLRILDLTMGWAGPLATRQLADLGADVVKIESCRYPDWWRGVDFTDASIEALAHEKTVRYNMQNRNKRVINLDLTDARGIDIFKRLLRDADAVVDNYSSGVMRKMGLDYDSLKAVNPGVIAMSMPAFGSHSMWSDLRAYGSTFEHASGMPTIVAAPGEIPTMSHQAVGDPIGGLNAAAALLTALHARRRSGRGQFIDLAQVQCLLPLLAPWIVHQSAFGHWSPGERVSAQSAYFSQCVRCAGDEQWLAVSVETEAQWQALCQWLAPDDRVDVTATAQAQGALAGRLAAMALDDAAKALQTLGVPAEPAWFPSELVNDAHLRARGFWQVCERAHIGPHVQASLPLRLDGHYPPVRRPAPLFGQHNEEILLGELGATRDELCAWLDAGVVGDQPLPSRAVVAATATRERTTTSTN; this is encoded by the coding sequence ATGCGAGACATCACAGTAAATCATGACGCTGCAGCGCAGGCCGCAAGCACGGAAGTTCATACCAGCAAGCGTTCGGGGCCGCTCACCGGCATGGTGATCGTCGAAGTTGGTGGCGGGTACGCGAGCGCCTATTGCGCCAAGCTGCTGTCTGACTTCGGCGCTGCGGTCTACAAGCTCGAACCGATTGGCGGGGCGCCCGAGCGCCTGCGAGAACCGCTGCTGGACACAGGCCAGGGCGTCGGTGCGAATCCGTTCCAGGCGTGGCTGGACGCGGGAAAGCACAGTCTGTGCATCGACCCGGCGAACGAAGCAGACGTAAGGCAATGGGAGGCCCTGGCAACAAGGGCTGATGCTGTGGTCGACAGCCGTGCGATTGAATCGCACGGATTGCATGCACTGCAACTGCCTGCCCATGCTGCGCCTGTTCATCTGCGCTTCACCTGGTTCGGTGCCGACGGACCGAGAGCGGACCACCCGGGGGCGGATTTCGTGAGCCGCGCTGTGGCAGGCCACGTCAAGATGACCGGCGCCGCCGAAGGACCTCCGGTGGTGGTGGACGCGCCACATGGCCAGCTCATTGCCGGCACGACCGCGTTCTCTGGACTGCTCGCCGCACTCTGGGCGGCCACCCCCCCGCGCACGATCGATCTGTCGGTTGCTGAGTCCACCGTGGTGCTGGCCGAATATCTGGTCGCGCAATGCGTGGGCGAAGGTATGCCGGAGCGGCGATACGGCATCAACCGGTTCGCGCCCAATTTTCCGTTGGGGATCTACGCGTGCAAGGAAGGCCATGTGGGTGTCTCCGTGGTCACGCCCGCGCAGTGGCAGAGCCTGTGCGGCCTCCTTGGCCGTCCGGACCTCGGCATCGACCAGGGCCTGCGGCTGAACATGGACCGCATGTGGCAGGCCGATCGCCTTGACGACATCTTTCGCCCTCTGTTTCTGAATCACACCGCACAAGAGTGGTTCGCGCAAGCGCGGGCCTGTCGTCTGCCAATCGCTATCGTGCCGGACATGGAAACGCTGCTGGAGCAAGACGTTCACCGCGAACGCGGCTCGTTCGGCCTTGTCCATGCGGGCCAGAAATCCTTCGTCGCACCTGTGGCACCACTCACGCTGACGGAAACGCCTGCGAACTCTGAGGGCCGTACACCCGAGGCAGGTTCATGCAAATCCGTCCCGCAGGGGCCCGCGAAGAAGGCGCCAGTGCAGACATTGATGCCGGGTGACGCGCTGCCGCTTTCCGGGTTGCGCATCCTGGACCTCACCATGGGCTGGGCCGGCCCACTGGCGACGCGCCAGCTCGCCGATCTGGGTGCAGACGTTGTCAAGATCGAGTCGTGCCGGTATCCGGACTGGTGGCGTGGCGTTGACTTTACCGACGCGTCCATCGAGGCGCTCGCGCACGAGAAGACGGTTCGCTACAACATGCAAAACCGCAACAAGCGGGTCATCAATCTGGATCTCACGGATGCACGCGGCATCGACATTTTCAAGCGCTTGCTGCGCGATGCGGACGCGGTCGTCGACAACTATTCCAGCGGCGTCATGCGCAAGATGGGGCTGGACTACGACAGTCTGAAGGCCGTCAATCCGGGCGTTATCGCGATGTCGATGCCTGCGTTTGGGTCCCACTCGATGTGGAGCGATCTGCGGGCCTACGGCTCCACGTTCGAGCATGCATCCGGCATGCCGACCATCGTCGCTGCTCCAGGCGAAATTCCCACGATGAGCCATCAGGCCGTTGGCGATCCGATCGGCGGTCTGAATGCGGCGGCTGCGCTTTTGACCGCGCTGCATGCGCGCCGGCGTAGCGGACGAGGACAGTTCATCGATCTCGCGCAAGTGCAGTGTCTGCTCCCGTTGCTGGCTCCCTGGATCGTTCACCAGTCGGCCTTCGGCCATTGGTCGCCTGGCGAGCGCGTGTCGGCGCAGTCCGCTTACTTTTCCCAGTGCGTGCGGTGTGCGGGCGACGAACAGTGGCTAGCGGTCTCCGTCGAGACCGAGGCACAGTGGCAGGCCTTGTGCCAATGGCTCGCGCCGGACGACCGAGTCGATGTCACCGCGACTGCCCAGGCGCAGGGCGCGCTCGCTGGCAGGTTGGCGGCTATGGCGTTGGACGATGCTGCGAAAGCGCTGCAGACCCTAGGCGTGCCTGCAGAGCCGGCCTGGTTTCCATCCGAATTGGTCAACGACGCGCACCTGCGTGCGCGCGGGTTTTGGCAGGTGTGCGAACGTGCTCACATCGGACCTCACGTCCAGGCATCGCTTCCGCTCAGGCTGGATGGCCACTACCCGCCAGTTCGCCGGCCGGCGCCACTTTTCGGTCAGCACAACGAGGAAATTCTCTTGGGTGAGCTGGGTGCAACGCGCGACGAACTGTGCGCATGGCTGGACGCCGGCGTTGTCGGCGACCAGCCGCTGCCTAGTCGAGCGGTTGTGGCCGCCACGGCGACGCGCGAGCGAACGACGACTTCCACAAATTGA
- a CDS encoding helix-turn-helix domain-containing protein, with protein sequence MWRTQVEAKGKLMSQKEVQRLEVLRRLQSGGLSQSQAAQQLGVSVRQIKRLFAGCAKRVRKGWSRADKASAATGASMKRSKRTALIWCASTTPTSDLNWPTSTCSVSTALASAWRRCAAG encoded by the coding sequence ATGTGGAGGACACAGGTGGAGGCAAAGGGCAAGCTGATGAGTCAGAAGGAAGTGCAGCGTCTGGAGGTGCTCAGGCGTCTGCAGTCAGGCGGACTGTCGCAGTCGCAGGCGGCGCAGCAACTGGGGGTGTCCGTACGCCAGATCAAGCGACTGTTCGCCGGGTGCGCGAAGCGGGTCCGCAAGGGCTGGTCTCGCGCAGACAAGGCCAGCGCAGCAACCGGCGCATCGATGAAGCGCAGCAAGCGCACTGCGTTGATCTGGTGCGCTAGCACTACGCCGACTTCGGACCTCAACTGGCCCACGAGTACCTGCAGCGTGAGCACGGCTTTGGCTTCAGCGTGGAGACGCTGCGCGGCTGGATGA
- a CDS encoding enoyl-CoA hydratase-related protein, whose amino-acid sequence MSEGRIAAEMLADHPGILMVRVENPPLNVMSLDQYRLLAETFDGLEDRKDVRCVVLTAAGERAFIGGADLRQLVDRTPKLMLERGKWARRAFHSVRDCGVPVVCAVNGSAVGAGLVIASVCDVIVASDKAKFALPEITVGLLGGAKHLSRILPEKLVRWMALTGTAVDGEFMRQHGAVHSVVPVTEVLPCALAIAARIAQHSGAISRLLKDCLDVSDELPLREGFRLEQLFTALVSGMPDSAEAANAWLEKRAPRFE is encoded by the coding sequence ATGAGCGAGGGCCGGATCGCTGCTGAGATGTTGGCCGATCATCCTGGCATTCTCATGGTACGCGTCGAGAATCCGCCATTGAACGTCATGAGCCTTGATCAGTACAGGCTGCTAGCAGAGACCTTCGACGGCCTGGAGGATCGCAAGGACGTTCGGTGCGTGGTGCTCACTGCCGCCGGCGAGAGGGCTTTCATCGGTGGCGCGGATCTTCGCCAATTGGTGGACCGCACGCCTAAACTGATGCTAGAGCGGGGCAAGTGGGCGCGCCGCGCCTTCCATTCTGTGCGCGATTGCGGTGTTCCCGTCGTATGCGCGGTCAATGGGTCGGCGGTCGGTGCGGGGCTGGTCATCGCCTCTGTGTGCGACGTCATCGTCGCCAGCGACAAGGCGAAATTCGCTTTGCCCGAAATCACCGTGGGCCTGCTCGGTGGTGCCAAGCACCTGTCGCGCATCCTGCCTGAGAAGCTGGTGCGGTGGATGGCGTTGACCGGCACGGCGGTCGATGGCGAATTCATGCGCCAGCACGGGGCGGTGCATTCGGTCGTCCCGGTGACCGAGGTGTTGCCCTGTGCATTGGCGATTGCCGCCCGAATTGCGCAGCACAGCGGGGCTATCTCGCGGCTACTCAAGGATTGCCTGGATGTGAGCGACGAGCTGCCCTTGCGCGAGGGCTTCCGCCTCGAGCAGTTGTTCACTGCCCTGGTCAGCGGAATGCCAGATTCGGCTGAGGCCGCCAACGCCTGGCTCGAAAAGCGCGCGCCGCGATTCGAGTAG
- a CDS encoding SDR family NAD(P)-dependent oxidoreductase produces the protein MGSNELEGQTAIILGGANGVGMACAELFARADARVLVADIDAESGRRLADRLDASGQRVRFATCDVRDLDAVQALVDRCEVELGVPDVGLYATGIIKPAPFLDLTVTDFDLVMDVNLRGAVFFFQALARRLVKAGRGGSLVSISSVGGQVAGDSTHAYGTSKAGLIHLAKSMAVSLAPYGIRANSVGPGGVATAMQAHLSPEERHASLSRTPMLRLARPEEIAQVALFLASEASSYVTGQTIFADGGRLALHRTVKVPQ, from the coding sequence ATGGGTTCAAATGAGCTTGAAGGCCAAACGGCCATCATTCTGGGTGGCGCCAACGGCGTGGGCATGGCGTGCGCCGAACTGTTTGCGCGGGCCGACGCACGCGTCCTGGTCGCTGACATCGACGCTGAGTCAGGCCGCAGACTCGCCGATCGCCTGGATGCATCGGGGCAGCGTGTGCGCTTCGCCACCTGCGACGTCCGTGATCTGGACGCTGTCCAGGCGCTGGTCGACCGCTGCGAAGTTGAATTGGGCGTGCCCGATGTCGGCCTCTATGCCACGGGCATCATCAAACCGGCACCTTTCCTGGACCTCACCGTCACGGACTTCGACCTGGTCATGGACGTCAACCTCCGGGGTGCGGTGTTCTTCTTCCAGGCGCTCGCCCGGCGCCTGGTGAAAGCAGGGCGTGGAGGCAGCCTGGTGAGCATCAGCTCTGTCGGGGGCCAGGTGGCTGGCGACAGCACGCACGCGTACGGCACGAGCAAGGCCGGGTTGATTCATTTGGCCAAATCAATGGCGGTTTCGCTCGCACCCTATGGCATCCGCGCAAACAGCGTGGGCCCGGGTGGGGTCGCCACCGCGATGCAGGCCCATCTGAGTCCGGAGGAGCGACATGCATCGCTGTCGCGCACGCCAATGCTTCGGCTGGCGCGACCCGAGGAGATCGCACAGGTTGCGCTGTTCCTCGCCAGCGAAGCGTCGAGCTACGTCACGGGGCAGACGATCTTTGCCGACGGCGGGCGGCTGGCGCTGCACCGCACGGTGAAGGTGCCGCAATGA
- a CDS encoding crotonase/enoyl-CoA hydratase family protein: MSDQFETITYTVERGRARIALNRPEKRNAISVQMQQELESALWFADDDTRVHCVVLSGNGPEFCSGYDLGQYEGPAASGTQNRRGRKSIDDDAWRLEAAQRCRMALFDMHKPVIAQVHGRCLAGGTDLALLCDLVICSDESRFGFPPARAQGSLPSHMWLYHLGPQWAKRLLLTGDSLGGKDAAALGLALKSVPQERLSEEVDALADRLELVDVDLLSCNKRIVNMGLELMGARTLQRMAAEMDARGHLAKSREEFRSNVQQYGLKEALRLRDGPFGDDLIQR; encoded by the coding sequence ATGTCGGACCAATTCGAAACAATCACCTACACCGTTGAACGTGGGCGCGCCCGCATTGCGCTGAACCGGCCCGAGAAGCGCAACGCCATCAGCGTCCAGATGCAGCAAGAGCTGGAGTCGGCACTGTGGTTCGCGGACGACGACACACGTGTGCATTGCGTCGTACTCAGCGGCAACGGCCCGGAATTTTGCTCCGGCTACGACTTGGGGCAATACGAGGGGCCAGCCGCATCGGGTACGCAGAACCGTCGAGGGCGAAAATCCATCGATGACGACGCATGGCGGCTCGAAGCGGCCCAGCGTTGCAGGATGGCCCTTTTTGACATGCACAAGCCGGTGATTGCGCAGGTGCATGGCCGCTGCCTCGCGGGTGGCACCGACCTTGCCCTTTTATGCGATCTGGTGATCTGCAGCGACGAGTCGCGCTTTGGGTTTCCGCCTGCACGTGCACAAGGGTCGCTCCCGAGCCACATGTGGCTCTACCATTTGGGTCCGCAGTGGGCCAAGCGCCTTCTGCTGACTGGCGACTCTCTGGGTGGCAAAGACGCCGCAGCGCTTGGACTGGCACTGAAGTCGGTACCGCAAGAACGGCTTTCCGAGGAAGTCGATGCCCTGGCAGACCGTCTGGAGCTGGTGGACGTCGACCTGCTGTCGTGCAACAAGCGCATTGTCAACATGGGCCTGGAGTTGATGGGCGCACGAACTCTGCAGCGCATGGCTGCCGAGATGGACGCGCGTGGCCACTTGGCGAAGAGCCGCGAGGAGTTCAGAAGCAATGTTCAGCAATATGGGTTGAAGGAAGCGCTTCGATTGCGTGACGGCCCGTTCGGCGACGATTTGATTCAGCGATAA
- a CDS encoding enoyl-CoA hydratase-related protein yields MHSSTPVTGPRVQAHDTAGHVLVVHIDRPPVNALSLELMRSLRDLFATLVDNYPNARCVVLTGVGKNFSAGADVKELAERTTEIQMARSVVSRGLFDAVRRCPIPVIAAVNGPAIGAGVVVASCCDIVVASEAATFALPEVLVGVMGGARHMARLVPDKMVRYLALTGRRVDARTLWRFGGIHEITAPDRLMPEVLALAEDIAKNSPTAVALMKEAINLTEDMPLTEGYRVEQLFTTLASSMADSKEASKAFLEKRAPVWSAR; encoded by the coding sequence ATGCACTCTTCAACTCCCGTCACCGGACCGCGCGTTCAAGCTCACGACACGGCGGGCCATGTACTCGTCGTCCACATAGATCGCCCACCCGTCAACGCGCTAAGCCTGGAATTGATGCGCAGCCTGCGCGATCTGTTCGCAACTCTGGTGGACAACTATCCAAACGCCCGGTGCGTCGTGTTGACGGGCGTCGGCAAGAACTTCAGCGCTGGCGCCGACGTGAAGGAGCTTGCGGAACGAACCACCGAAATCCAGATGGCGCGCTCCGTCGTGTCCCGCGGTTTGTTCGATGCGGTGCGGCGTTGCCCGATTCCAGTGATTGCCGCCGTCAACGGCCCCGCGATCGGTGCGGGTGTTGTGGTTGCCTCCTGCTGCGACATTGTCGTGGCCTCGGAGGCTGCGACCTTCGCGTTGCCGGAGGTGCTGGTCGGCGTCATGGGCGGTGCGCGCCACATGGCGCGGCTCGTGCCGGACAAAATGGTTCGCTACCTGGCGCTCACGGGTCGCCGCGTGGATGCACGCACGCTGTGGCGCTTTGGCGGCATCCACGAGATCACTGCCCCCGATCGGCTCATGCCGGAGGTGCTGGCGCTGGCCGAAGACATCGCGAAGAACAGTCCGACTGCGGTCGCCCTGATGAAGGAGGCGATCAACCTCACGGAGGACATGCCCCTGACAGAGGGCTATCGCGTCGAGCAACTTTTCACGACCCTGGCCTCGTCGATGGCGGATTCCAAGGAAGCATCCAAAGCGTTCCTGGAAAAGCGCGCGCCTGTCTGGAGCGCGCGCTGA
- a CDS encoding IclR family transcriptional regulator, which translates to MHILRELGVGRLVTHDANTKLYRLGSGVLSLGRELTQQNPFVQLAQPHLSRLSRDFEVGASGQERDGEDEMVVVVAASVTPGDMVSPGGRTPLLIGATGRLMAALGDFDEAELRRRFSKLRWQDAPTVKVWLEEVRGARSTGYAVDEGHFRKGITAIAAPVLNADGSAARTISVTGISAQLDDAKRKKLALAVKNAAAEITRLLR; encoded by the coding sequence TTGCACATCCTGCGCGAGCTCGGCGTCGGGCGTCTGGTCACACACGATGCAAACACCAAGTTGTACCGCCTCGGGAGCGGCGTCCTTTCCCTCGGACGCGAACTAACCCAACAGAATCCGTTTGTTCAACTGGCTCAGCCTCATCTGAGTCGACTATCGCGCGACTTTGAAGTCGGTGCTTCCGGCCAGGAAAGAGATGGCGAAGACGAGATGGTCGTCGTGGTGGCTGCGTCGGTGACGCCGGGCGATATGGTGTCGCCCGGTGGACGTACCCCATTGCTGATCGGGGCAACAGGTCGCCTCATGGCAGCGCTCGGCGACTTCGACGAGGCCGAACTGCGGCGCCGGTTCTCAAAGCTGCGGTGGCAAGACGCCCCTACTGTGAAGGTCTGGCTGGAAGAGGTGCGTGGCGCAAGAAGCACTGGGTATGCCGTTGACGAGGGCCACTTTCGAAAGGGGATTACCGCTATTGCAGCCCCTGTTCTCAATGCGGACGGGAGCGCGGCAAGAACCATCAGCGTTACCGGCATTAGCGCCCAGCTGGACGACGCCAAGCGAAAGAAGCTGGCGCTAGCCGTTAAGAACGCCGCAGCGGAGATTACCCGCCTGCTGCGATGA
- a CDS encoding Bug family tripartite tricarboxylate transporter substrate binding protein — MLALSLLTIDVATAQEYPTKPITIVVPFGAGGTTDIAARLIASHLTDALGTRVLVDNRPGASTMVGAEHVAKAPADGYTLLMAAASTFSTNPHLYRKIKYRLEDFDPVSLVSKVPFVLNVSSQIPARTIDEFVAWAKMQPQGVTYATTGVGTSNHITGILVANALGIRMVDVPYKTNAAANVDLIGGRVHAQLDALASAQPLHVEGKTRILGVLDSQRWQGMPDIPTFVEKGYKAEGASWFALMAPAGTPALVMRKLSGALSKVMAMEDVKAKLLAGGQLPVSMSADATLQFIKADHERWGAVINGAGIQLD; from the coding sequence ATGCTCGCCCTGAGCCTGTTGACGATTGACGTTGCCACGGCACAGGAATACCCGACGAAGCCGATCACTATCGTTGTTCCGTTCGGCGCAGGTGGGACCACCGACATCGCGGCGCGCCTTATCGCCTCGCACCTGACGGATGCGCTAGGCACGCGCGTCCTGGTCGACAACAGGCCCGGTGCCTCCACGATGGTGGGTGCAGAGCACGTCGCGAAAGCGCCGGCTGACGGGTACACGCTGCTGATGGCGGCTGCATCGACCTTCTCGACGAACCCTCATCTGTATCGAAAAATCAAGTACCGGCTGGAGGACTTCGATCCGGTGAGCCTGGTCTCCAAGGTGCCGTTCGTTCTCAACGTGTCGTCGCAGATTCCAGCGCGGACGATCGATGAATTCGTGGCTTGGGCCAAGATGCAGCCGCAAGGCGTCACCTACGCGACCACCGGGGTTGGCACGAGCAACCACATTACCGGCATCCTGGTGGCCAATGCGCTGGGCATTCGCATGGTCGACGTGCCGTACAAAACGAACGCAGCGGCCAATGTGGATCTCATCGGCGGACGGGTGCATGCGCAGCTCGACGCGCTCGCCAGTGCCCAGCCACTGCATGTCGAAGGCAAGACGCGCATCCTGGGTGTGCTCGACAGCCAACGCTGGCAGGGAATGCCCGACATCCCCACTTTCGTCGAAAAGGGCTACAAGGCCGAAGGCGCTTCATGGTTTGCACTCATGGCGCCGGCCGGGACGCCGGCCCTCGTGATGCGCAAGCTGTCAGGGGCGCTGTCCAAGGTCATGGCCATGGAGGATGTGAAGGCCAAGCTGCTGGCTGGTGGACAGCTGCCCGTGTCGATGTCTGCCGACGCCACGCTGCAGTTCATCAAGGCGGATCACGAGCGCTGGGGCGCGGTCATCAACGGCGCGGGCATCCAGCTCGACTGA
- a CDS encoding tripartite tricarboxylate transporter substrate binding protein, with protein MKMRARWAAALLMATMACGSFAQGYPNRPVRIVVPFAPGGGTDLIARDLAEGLRERLGQAVIVENKPGAGTMLATQYVARAPADGYTILLTSASFLISPHVYAKPLYDPIKDFEPITQISTDFHIFAVNPRLVPARTMRDFIAFAKANPKKISFATAGTASSPHIEGEWLKTVTGIDMTHIPYRGSSPAAAALLAGDVQVLVDALATTLPHIKTGSMVALAVPHARRSPLLPDVPTVAESLNLPDFQVDIMNGLLAPVGTPREAIDRIQQEVARVIAQPDIAARFKARGLSAVGSTPSEFGGFLRSENAKWQKLAKDLSIQVE; from the coding sequence ATGAAGATGAGAGCTCGATGGGCCGCAGCCCTGCTGATGGCAACGATGGCGTGCGGCAGCTTCGCACAAGGCTACCCTAACAGGCCGGTGAGGATTGTTGTGCCGTTCGCCCCAGGCGGCGGGACCGACCTCATCGCGCGCGACTTGGCCGAAGGCTTGCGCGAGCGGCTCGGACAGGCCGTCATAGTGGAGAACAAGCCGGGCGCCGGCACGATGCTTGCCACCCAGTACGTCGCTCGCGCACCTGCTGATGGCTACACGATACTGCTGACTTCAGCGTCGTTCCTGATCTCGCCTCACGTCTACGCCAAGCCGTTATACGACCCGATCAAGGACTTCGAGCCGATCACACAGATCAGCACTGACTTCCATATCTTCGCTGTGAACCCCCGCCTGGTGCCTGCGCGCACCATGCGCGACTTCATCGCCTTTGCCAAGGCCAACCCCAAGAAGATCAGCTTCGCAACCGCCGGTACGGCGTCGTCGCCGCATATCGAGGGCGAATGGCTCAAGACCGTCACAGGCATCGACATGACGCACATTCCGTACCGGGGAAGCTCGCCGGCCGCCGCGGCGCTGCTCGCTGGAGACGTCCAGGTGCTGGTAGATGCGCTGGCCACGACGCTGCCACACATCAAGACAGGCTCGATGGTGGCGCTCGCCGTGCCTCATGCACGCCGCTCCCCCTTGTTGCCTGACGTACCCACGGTGGCCGAGTCGCTAAACCTGCCGGACTTCCAAGTCGACATCATGAATGGATTGCTCGCACCAGTGGGTACGCCACGCGAAGCGATTGACCGCATCCAGCAGGAGGTGGCCCGTGTGATCGCACAGCCCGACATTGCCGCGCGCTTCAAAGCGCGCGGCCTGAGCGCCGTCGGATCGACGCCAAGCGAATTTGGCGGCTTCCTGCGCTCGGAAAACGCCAAGTGGCAGAAGCTGGCCAAGGACTTATCGATCCAGGTGGAGTAG